AACTCCCCTTCGGTAGACCATCTTCCTGTGGGATCGGCATGGTGGGGAACCTTGGATTCAAAGCTCCACCATTGTCATATCCATATGGCGGCGATCAAGATTCTATGATCTCTGATGTTGTGACGATGGACAAGGACGGTACGAGGAGGAACAATGCAACTATGTGAGAGCGGTGATGGGCGCGGCAACCACATGGGAGAGACGAGGAGTAACAGGGCTACACACGTGGGGATAATTTCCCTGATtgatatatggattgccatcatTTGCTTTAAATCTTCTTTCTTCGTTCTTCTTTTGATATAATACCAAAGCCTCTAATTCATATTGCCTTAGAATTTTTTTATGCTTTTGCTTAGTGATAAGAAAAAAGTGACTGATTATCTCGAAAAAAAGAGTTAAATATGTTGGAGGTGCCTCAACTTGTCTTGCGCGGCCAGTTTAGTGTCTAAAGTTGTAAAATACATGAAACTGGTGCTTGAACTTGTCCGACTATGCAAATACGGTGCCTCCATCCTTATCCGGACGTACGTCCAGCCCGCGCAGTGTGCCAACGTGCCGGTGGCCCAAACCTCCTCATATTTTATTTAATCACATATGAAAGCCCCACAAATTTACAGATTGTGTTGCACGCACAGACTGTCCACCAGGCCACACTGTGGTTAGTAGATATAGACTATGTCAAACTTTATATTGCGTTGCTATGCAAAAATGTAATTTTGAAGCACCGGCACATTATGCCCTTTTTTCAAAAGTCAAATAAACGGAGTTTTACAACTAACAAACTTCTGACCTTTTGTGTACATTCACACATAGAAGTGCAATATATCCGTGTGCTTTTTTTAATCAAATCTATATTTGTTTGTGAGAGATAAAAAAAGTAAAATACATGCAAAAATCAGTTTTTTTCTGGCctgattttcttttcttttttgcaggGTAAAATATAACAAAATTCAAACAAAACTTGAAAGTCACTAAGACCACATGCATACATTTTTGTGCGAAATTTCTAAAATTTGAATGAAACTTTTAAGTGCCAGTTTTTAAACTTTCAAGAACAAACGTGCTCAGTGGCCACCGTGCTCCAAAATTCCGCTTTGGTTGCTATGTACCTCTCAAAGGTGCCCAGTTGCTATATATATGGCGCTCCTATGGGTCTGCAAAATTAATTTTCAagttctttatttttatttttcatatTATTTTTACCATTTGAAAAAAGAAATGTAAGAACAAAATACAACTCTCATAAACTTCAAGAAAGTGTTagtgcatttgaaaaatgttcaacatgttTTTGGAAAATGTTTCACATGTTTTAAAAAATTATAACGcattttttaaaaatgtttgcCATGCGTTAAAAAGTTTACAACACGTATTTTTAAAAGAGTTCAACGTGTGTGAAAAAGTTATTGTGTAAATTATCCTTACATTTATACAAACACGGTTGACATATTTTATTCTTAAATTTACAAAATAATTTCTAATATAGGTTGAAATATTTAAATCCACATAAATAAAGCTCATGTCTAACTCTTTGAAGTACACAGTAATGAAAATGGAAAAAATATTTAAAATATAAAATAATAGCATATTGATAATTGTATTTTTCATATGGGAAAATTTATGTGTTATGAAACTAAACATAAACTTGAAAAAAAATGCATAGCTTTCTAAGTAGGAGTTCAATTCGAAGCATGGTCCGGCCGGCTGACCGTATCGTGCCGTTGTTAAACATGATGTGCCAGGTTTGATACCTCTCCATGGAGTTTTATTTTCATGTTATTTCTCGCTATCAGAGTGTATTTGATGGCTTTTCTATTGATTAAATAAAATATGATATTTTTTGTAAAAACATCCTCACACGTGGGCCACCGAGCGCCTCTTAGCCACTGTCAGGTGGGCCACCGTCACGTTTGTACGCCACGCGGGCTGGACGTACATCCGGATATGAATGGGACACCGTATTTGCACGGACGGACAAGTTCGAGCACCAGTTTTACGTATTTTGCAACTTTATGCACTAAACTTGAGCCACCTCCAGTGTATTTAACTCAAAAAGCAAATCAGACAACTTGCGAATATAGGCTCTCATTTGTTTCTCCAAAATTATTGCTCAATCCCTTCGTCTCCAATGGTGTGACTAAAATTCTCTAACGAATTTGTTTTTAAGAAAATCTCTACCGATTTAAAATTCGCCAACGACCTTTAATTTTTTTTATATCGCCAACAACCTTCATTTAACGGAGTATCTCGCTTGTGTAAAATTCTTCGGCTTCCGCAGTATAGTAATTACTAGCTGCCTCGTACTGCTATAAACGTTTCCCACTGGCCGGTGGCCTCTCGCCTTCCTATGCACGTTCAAATAAATACAGCCCTGCAGTTTCCAATCCTCACGCTCGATCGCTCCTGTACTTGTGCACTCTTCGCTTTCCTCTGCCCGGCCTCTGTCGCGTGAAGATGGCAGCAGGCACGAAGGACGACGGGCCAGCGATCGGCATCGACCTCGGGACGACCTACTCCTGCGTGGCCGTGTGGCGGCCGGTGCACCAGCGCGTGGAGGTCATCGCCAACGACCAGGGCAACCTCACCACGCCTTCCTGCGTCGCCTTCACCGAGACCTGGCGACTCATCGGCGACGCGGCCATGAACCAGGCTGCCATGAATCCCGTCAACACCGTCTTCGGTGAGAACTACCAACTAACCGCCACCTTCTGTTTTTGCTAAGCGGCAGTCGTTCTGTTCGTTTATTAAGTTTCTCAGGTTCATGGATTTGTGTTGGATATATCACATATTCTTCAGTTGCCAAATGCTCACTCAGCTATTCAGATTCCTGCATGTTCTCTTCCATTATTTTTTGGGGGCAGTCATTTTTTTGGCATGGTAGGGGCACTTCTTCTAGGCAACATATCTCGTGAATCCGAGCTATTTGTGTGTCCGCGTATCCCTTTTCTTTTCATCCCCACGATCTTAATCGTACGAATTATCAGAGTTTGTGGTAATTTTACACTTACACGCCCGCCCTCCGACTAAAAGCAGCAACTTAATTTTGCAACAACACCCCAACTTCTGTATGCgtcgtgcgccgccgccgccgccgaactGCACGTACCTCTGATCTCGATCGACTTGATCCTGACGTGCGCCGGCACCCACCCGGCCGCCCCCATGCAGGTAGCATCCCAATCCTTTACGTGCTCCTCTACTCCCATGTTAACACTTAACATGAACCAGACAAGCACCAACAAGTGCCCCATGCTTGTACTTCCCCGATCTGATCCATCTCATGTATAACTGAAATATTCTGCTGCAGCGGCGACTAGAGACGGACAAGTAGCAAGTACCCCTTGCAATCAGAGACACGCGGGCatcaaaactttgaggtaaaacAACCGACAAATTCAGTCCTTGTGTATACATAGTGTATTTTGAAAGGCTAATTGTGTAGTTACATGTGCAGAAGTATGGATCCAATCAATAACATTCAAATGCATATAAGCCCGGGGGGATTTAGTACGCCCAAAAAGAACACAGCCATACCTCTCTTTGTAAGTTCAGTTTGCACTAACAACTGAAACTATGCATGCATTTGCCAAAAAATACTGAACGCATGAAGTTACTTATTTCCGTTTATTCTTGACATTGCAGTCTTCTTCTTTTACACCTGAATGTGATGAGCATTTGAAGCCTAAAGTGGGTATGACATTTGAAGGACTCGAGGCCGTGGAGAAGTTCTACAAGGCATATGCACATCAATCAGGTTTTGGCGTTCGTATTGGACAGCAGAAAAAGATTGAGAATAAGGTGGTCCGGACTAAGCGTTTCATGTGTAATAGAGAAGGATTCAAGTCAAAAGATATTAAGGAGATTAATGACCCCTTGAGGAAAAGACGTAAGCAGACAGACACGCGATGCGGTTGTGATGCCCATATATTTGTTAGACTTTGTGGGGAGAACACCTACAAGATAGACTCATGGATTGAGCATCATGTTCATGGTCTTGTATCACCTGATAAGCGTCATTTGATCAGATCCAATCGTAGAGTTAGTGAGAGGGCAAAGAATACTTTATACACATGTCATAAGGCAAGCATTGGAACCTCCCAGGCATACAGGCTCCTGCAAGTTAGCGAGGGTGGAATTCCGAATGCTGGGTGCACAAAGAGGGACTTGCAAAATTACTATCGCGGACTCAGGTATAAAATCAGAGACGCAGATGCTCAAATGTTTGTGGCCCAATTAGCTAGAAAGCAGGAAGTGAATTCAGCATTTTTCTATGATTTTGAGGTGAATGATGAGGGGAACCTGGTGCGTGTGTTCTGGGCGGATGCCACAAGTAGGAAGAACTATAGTCACTTTGGTGATGTGATATCCTTCGATTCTACATACACCACTAATCAGTACAACATGATATTTACACCATTTACAGGGGTTAATCATCACTTACAAAGTGTCCTTTTTGGTGCTGGATTCTTATCAAATGAGAAGGATGAGTCATACATTTGGTTATTTCAGACCTTCCTAAAAGCAATGGGAGGGGTAGCACCTAGACTCATCATAACTGATGAAGCTGCTAGCATCAAGAATGGTATTGACAAAGTTCTTCCAGCCACTATGCATAGGTTATGCATGTGGCATATAATGGAAAAGGTGCCTGAAAAAATTGGACCTTTGATTAGAGAAGATTCTGAATTTTGGCCGAGGTTGAACTCATGTGTTTGGGGTTCAGAAACTGCAAGTGAGTTTGAATCACAATGGAATTCCATCATTACAGATTTTGGGTTGGAGAATAACGAGTGGTTAGCTAAGAGGTTTACCATTAGAGATACATGGATACCAGCCTACTTTATGGATATATCTCTTGCGGGCTTGCTCCGAACCACTTCAAGGTCAGAAAGTGCAAATTCTTTTTTCAACCGTTTCATTCATCGTAGGCTTGCTTTTGTTGAGTTCTGGCTTAGGTTCGACACAGCTTTAGAATGCCAACGTGAGGAAGAATTAATGGCAGACAATAGAAGCATGCATACCACCCCACAACTATTTACGCCATGGACAATGGAGAAACAAGGTAGTGAGGTATTCACATATGAGGTATTCGAGAAATTTCAGCTACAAGTTATTGCTGCTAGAGATCATTGTTGTGTTCAGCGTATTGCACAAGGTGTGGGGTTAAAAATGGTGACCCTGAGAGGTCGATCTGATAAGGTTAGGGAGGTCTCCTATGACACTACAACCATGATAGCAAATTGTCCGTGCAAGTTATTTGAGTCAATCGGTATTCCATGTCGACATATTATCCAAGTGTTGAGGATTGAGAACCAAAACGAGCTTCCCAACTACTACATTATGAAAAGATGGCAGAAACGGTGCAAGAGGTAAAAAAATGCACGTCAATCAATTTCTTATTGTAATTTCAAAATCATAGGACTAACAATATCTTTTTTCCTATTCAGGGAGAATGTTTATGATGAACAGGGGAACCTACTAGAAGAAAAGCCCACAGATTCACTAGATGCAGCCACGAGAAAGAAGATTTCGACTGTACGTGATAAGATGGAAGAGCTGATTCAAAAGGCAAAGCACTCAAATGAAGGCATGGACTTCTTAACATCAAGTGTGTTGAGCATTGAGGCGCctttagaccaaatggtccctgcAGCCACACAGAACACTAGGCAAGAGGAATATGAGGCTTTTATTGGTTGTAATATTCCTACAGAAGTTCATATACATCCACCAACTGATGTTCGTATCGTGGGGAGATGCAAAAGAATAAAGAGTGGAAAGGAGATCAAGGAGGGTGATAGGAAAAGGAAGGACAAAGAAGCGAAGTTAAAGGTTGCACGCTTGTGCAAGACATGCAAGCAAATGGTGTTTCATGATAGTCGCAATTGTCCAAGCAAAACTATTCAAGGGAAAAGGAGCTTGATTGCGGAAGATGTGCAACCAAATGGTGCTTCCTGATATGAAAAATTGTCCAAGAAAATAATGATTTAATCTATGTTATATTATTTGCAATTTGATATACTGAAGTCATATAATGGATCAGAATTTGTGTTATATCCAATTAAAGTTTAGTTGATTTCTGACAAGTTATGATGCTTGTCAAATTGTCACAGAATATTGAACATATGTATCCACTTAATCTTTTTCTACCAAGTATGGAAGCATGATGACATTTCTGGTTTCTATGTAACTTGAGAGGTTGTATAGTGGCAGTACATGCAATTTTATTGCCCCTTCATATCTGTTAGATGGTTAAATATGAAGCTGAAGTTCAGGATTTCAAATGTTGACcatgcttgctgttgcaccaatATTTTTCCTCAGACTAGCATCGTACAAGGACAAACAATGCAATTTTGTCAATATATTTGATCAACCAAGACCTAGGGCAAATGTTCAATAAACTTTTCATAGTGTCGCGTCGCTTATATGTTTGATCTCAAAACTGAACAAACACATCACAAGCCACTTCTTGTAGTTCAGAAGCTTTACTGAACAGTATTTGCTTCAACCACGATAACTCAGAAAGTTTCAACACATAATGGATCTAGTCACTTCATGGGAACCTTTCAAACTGACTTTTTGCTTATGGCATTGATCTCAAAACCGGACAATGATGTTGCAGACCACATCCTTTAAGTCAAAAAAGGTTGCTGATCACTACATGTTTTGACCACATGAAGTCACCTATTTTTTTCAATGCATAACTGAACTAGTCACCGAATTTTTTCACAGTAGCAGCGAAGGCTTTTTTCTTCAAATCATCAAATGCCAAGCAAACTGACAGGAATTTCACTAATATGACTATGTGAGCAAGAATTGCACTAGTACAATCTGTTACTCCAGCCTACAGCTTCAGGATATAAGCATACTGACTTCATATAGGATACAAGCACTGCACTAGTACATCTTCGGCATGCCTACATCTCTACAGGCTACAGGCTATAAGCAAAGCAATTAAGCATGACATGCCATTAAGCATCGCACTAATACATCTGCTACCGTCAAGAAACAGCTTCCTACAGACGTCATGCTACAACATCGGGACTGTCGTGGTTGTAGGAGGCTATCCAGGGGGTGTTGGCGCCGCATTTGAGACGAGTCGTCACCGTCACGGAACCATCAATTCGCCATGGCTTCGTCGTTGAGACGGCCGCCGGATCTCCGTTGTTGTCGCTGGTCGCCGTTGTCGTCCCTTCTTGGTTGCCGTCACAAACGGACTTCATGGGAGCCGTCCAGCCCAAGGTTGCTATCGCACGAGGGCTTGGGTTGGGATTTAGGTTTTGGAGCGATGGCGTGCGGGATTTGGCAGCAGAGGATCAGAGGATTTGGGGCAGCACGAAACGACTTGGGGACCTCGGTTGAGGATCGTGGAGGACAGACTTTTGGGGGGTTTGCTGCAAAATAAATGGTTGTTAGGTCCAAAAGCGGGCGGCTAATTGTAAATGTTCCTGTTGCTGCACGGGAGGCGCATGATTTAGTGTTAATGGCTGAGATCACAGGGATACATGGATACACAATAAGCTCGGATTCACGAGATATGCTGCCCTCCTTCTATCAGTTAATCAAGCTTCTCAGGTTCATGGGTTTGTGTCACGGCGTTTTGTACTTGTGTCAGTAGTATTGACAAGATCGACATCCCTGCCATCTCTTATATTCTTCAGTTGTGAGATATGTTGCAGTTCCCACGGTTGAATATCAGGAAAATATTATCAAAACCTTAAGGGATCAATTCTTGGCCGAGACATAAAAATACAAATATGTATGTTGTTGGATTTCAAAAAATATATAGATAAGCTTCAGTGAATTTGCAGTTTTACCTTAATAATATGTGCGGGTAGAGATTATTCAAAATAATCATTTTACCAAAGCTCATAATTTTCCCTATTGCCTAAATTTAATCATGCCCTTGAATTTTGGCTTAGTTTTGTCTGAAATTAATTTCCATAGTTTGTATCCAATCATGACTATATTTTTTGTTAGTTGACGGCTAGAAAAAGCTCTTGCAAGCTCTAGATGCATAGGAACATCTATCCCACAAATAATTAACTATAATTATTTAGCATACCTAAAACTGAGAAATGCATTCTACTATATCACCAAAATGATGagtcatttatttttctttaggTAACAGTGATGGCTTATTAATTCAACTATATCACCAAAATGAAAGTTTCGGAAATTACAGATTAGTGCACAACCTATTGTAAAAGATATAATCAAGAAACAAAAATCACATCATTGTATGTTACTTAGTGACTCAGCCATATAAAAAACAAGAAACATTAATTTTGCATTTTGACGTGGGCCTATTTTGTGAACCTGGTATTTTTGTTATATAAGTGGTTTGTTGTAGCCAGGTCAAATGATCTTTGAATATGCATTCTTTGTTACGTTAGTTCTTAACTTTAGAATGAAATGAGATACTTCTTATTGATATATACCTCTACTTTTGCGAAATATACTATTGGAACTAACAACATCATTTTTTTTCTAGATGCGAAGCGTCTAATCGGTCGACGATTCAGTGAAGAGTCCGTGCAAGGAGATATGAAGTTGTGGCCATTCAAAGTCATTTCAGGCCGCAGTGGTCGCCCGATGATCGTGGTGAAGTACAGGGGTGAGGAGAAGCAGTTTGCGGCTGAAGAAATCTCGTCCATGGAGCTTGTTAAGATGAGGGAGACAGCCGAGGCCTACCTTGGCACCACGGTGAAGGATGCTGTCATCACCGTCCCAGTCTACTTCAACGACTCGCAGCGcccactactacaaaaacagctatagccaatatggacaatAATGACGCACtatacatgtggtgcgccattactaaatagtaatggcgcactatgtgtTGGTGTGCTattagtgtgcaaatactaatggcacaccttattcacggtgtgccattagtaatttttttttcaaagctgcgccattactagttaaactagtaatggcgcaccactcccacgatgcgccattagtagtttggcccaaacattcccccgaatgcagcccccctccccctgaccgccttttcagttttaaaaaaataaaataaaatgatagaaatgtcaaaaaaataaaagaaaataagattcccatgtgatatgtggtctagttgttagcaaaatttacaaacatgaatttttgacttttttgcaaaatccctcgagaatttgtaaaatgggcataacttttgcatccgaactcggatgaaaaagttttttatatgaaaaatcatctactcgaaaagttacatccgaaaaaaagatacggggcttttaagatccgaagagtcaaaaaaattcaaacttaccaatggcgcacctgcccatggtgcgccattactatcttcccgccttcaaaattcaaaataaatcaaaaaaaaaagttagtaatggcgcacctgcccacgatgcgccattactatgccgtatatatggctgggcgtggtcctctcctccttacctcttcattcttctcctccactccatctcctcctcctccactccatctccccttctctcctccaccatactaccctcctcctctccggcgacctcctcctcctcctcttcggcgacctcctccctcctctcctcccctcccctcatcgtttctcctccctcctctctggtgatctcctcctccctcctctccggtgagctcctcctccctcctctcctcccctcccctcacggtttctctttcctcctctccggtgctccggtgaactcctctccggcgacctcctcctcctctccggcgatgtaggcgagcgcctctccggtgacctcctcctcctcctctccggtgacctcggccctcctctccggcgaactcctctccggaaAAAAAACACGGCAAAAAAACATACAAGATCCAAAAAccagaacaaaatttgaaaaaaattcatgaaaaaaacaagcaaaaaaacgagcaaaaaatgggcaaaaaatcgcgatccagatccaaattcaaaattcaaaaatagcaatggcgcacggtgggggttagacggtgcgccactactattttcccgccttcaaaattcaaaaatactaatggcgcaccagtggcctatactaatggcgcaccgtggcctatactaatggcgcatcagtgatgcgccattaatatttaatactagtggcgtggtactagtggcgcaccagtagtgcgccattagtaggcaaaactggtgcgccactagtaggccttttcctagtagtggccaGTCCACCCTCGATGCTGGCGCCAtcgctggcctcaacgtcacacGCATCATCAACGAGCCCTCCGCTGCTGCCATCGCCTATGGTCTTGGCAATACTTCTGCTTATGGCGGAGCAAAGACGGTGCTCACATTTGATTTTGGTGGTGGTACCTTGGATATCTCTGTCGTCAACATCGACGAAGGCACATTTACAGTTAAGGCCACCTCTGGTGACACCCACCTTGGAGGGGAGGATATCAACAACCGGATGGCGGAGCACTTCGTTCAGGATTTCTTCAAGAAACACAAGAGTGACCTCAGAGGCAGCCCGAAGGCACTTATGCGGCTTAGGATGGCCTGCGAGAGGGCCAAGAGGATGCTGTCTTCCACGGCGCAGGCCAAGTTTGAGATCGACTCACTCCACAACGGCATTGACTTCTGTGGGACCATCACCCGGGCGCGTTTCGAGGAGCTCAACTTGGACCTCTTCAGCAAGTGCATTATGCATGTGGCGAAGTGCCTTGGCGATGCTGAGATGGACAAGTCACAGGTCCACGACGTCGTGCTCGTGGGTGGCTCCACCAAGATCCCCAAGGTGCAGCAGATGCTGCAGGATTTCTTTGACGGGAAGAAGCTCTGCAAGAAAATTAATCCGGACGAGGGCGTCGCCTACGGCGCTGCTGTTCAGGCCGCCATCCTCAACGGCGAGTACAACCAGGAGGAGCAGGACTTTCTCCTGCTTGACGTCACGCCACTCTCGCTCGGGATAGAGATAAACGACGGTGACATGTCCGTGGTGATACCCAGGAACACTACCATCCCCGGTAAGATGGACGGGGGTTACACGACCATCGTTGACAACGAGACTGGGGCACGCATCCCGGTGTAGAATTGTCTCTCATGCGACATCATTGGTTGTAATGGCTCTCATGCGACGTCTCCCAGCGCAGAAATAGCTCAAGCAAGACAACCCGTTTACGCGGCTAGTTGGCTGTTAGTTAGGCTGAGGTTTGGTTAGGACACCGGGGGTTATGTGCTCTGACTGGTGGGGTCCACCTAGGGCCACGTAGTCAAGAGTCAACCGTCCACGACTCGACCGGTGACTGTGTGACCGTGCTCGACTCGCCCGTGCTGGACTGGGCGAGCGGCGCCGCCGTAAGCATCTTCTCCGGCAGCGGTTTCTTCTCCGCGGTGGTGGAGCGCATTTCTCGGTAGCGGCAGAGCTATTGCGAGTGAGCCCGAAACCCTAGTCCCACTTCCCAGAATTTTGGGGGATCTGTGGCCTCATGCTGCCTCTCTGTTTCTTGGCGATTTAGAATCTCGATTGGATCCGGGGGCTGTTTCTTCTCCGCGGCCCGTCCGGTGGTGGAGCGCCTTTCTCGGCAGCGGCTATTGCGAGTGAGTATTTTCCAAACTCTAGTCCCATTCCTCAGAATTTTGGATAAATCTGTGGCCTCATGCTGCCCCTGTTTCTTGGCGTTTTAGAATCTCGATTGGATAGGAGCGCGGGGGCTGAATGAGATGGAGCGAGGAGACAGTGCTTCAAATCGGTAATGCCGCCCTCTTTTCTATTTTAGCTGTTATCGAACTCGATTTGGTAGTGACTGTCGCTTACACTGCTGCCGCTGCCTGCCATTGACAAAACAGGGGAGGTTCAGGTTCTGCCACCACATTTGCAATTATAGTGGAATTTTTTCCCTGTAAAGCCAAGCTCAGTGATGGCAGTGTCCAAGACATTGATAGTGATACCACCGTGAGGTTGGATGTCGAATTTGCAGATGTTGATCCCCAGGAATTGGAGAGCATGAAGGAGAAGGCCGTGGGCAATTTGGTGGAGAGAATTGGGGAGAGTATTGTTTGGGGTCCAGAACAAGAGGTATCTCTGCAAAGTTTCGATAACTATAATGGTGAATATGTGAGAATTGAAGATGGAGAATCCATGGTTGCTGAAATTGATCAGCAAGAAGGGTGGGCAAGCAAACAAGTAACATTTTATGCTGAGCTAATTGATCTGCAAAC
The sequence above is a segment of the Aegilops tauschii subsp. strangulata cultivar AL8/78 chromosome 6, Aet v6.0, whole genome shotgun sequence genome. Coding sequences within it:
- the LOC109755507 gene encoding heat shock cognate 70 kDa protein-like — its product is MAAGTKDDGPAIGIDLGTTYSCVAVWRPVHQRVEVIANDQGNLTTPSCVAFTETWRLIGDAAMNQAAMNPVNTVFDAKRLIGRRFSEESVQGDMKLWPFKVISGRSGRPMIVVKYRGEEKQFAAEEISSMELVKMRETAEAYLGTTVKDAVITVPVYFNDSSGQSTLDAGAIAGLNVTRIINEPSAAAIAYGLGNTSAYGGAKTVLTFDFGGGTLDISVVNIDEGTFTVKATSGDTHLGGEDINNRMAEHFVQDFFKKHKSDLRGSPKALMRLRMACERAKRMLSSTAQAKFEIDSLHNGIDFCGTITRARFEELNLDLFSKCIMHVAKCLGDAEMDKSQVHDVVLVGGSTKIPKVQQMLQDFFDGKKLCKKINPDEGVAYGAAVQAAILNGEYNQEEQDFLLLDVTPLSLGIEINDGDMSVVIPRNTTIPGKMDGGYTTIVDNETGAPIRPYEGEGALTKDNRLLGVFTLTGIPPAPRGVPNFKVTFEIEENGVLKVVAKDRETGNKNSITIASDKGGLSKYEIDRMVRDANKCKSEEKKQMKNVKEERG
- the LOC141025386 gene encoding protein FAR1-RELATED SEQUENCE 5-like, with protein sequence MCRITYFRLFLTLQSSSFTPECDEHLKPKVGMTFEGLEAVEKFYKAYAHQSGFGVRIGQQKKIENKVVRTKRFMCNREGFKSKDIKEINDPLRKRRKQTDTRCGCDAHIFVRLCGENTYKIDSWIEHHVHGLVSPDKRHLIRSNRRVSERAKNTLYTCHKASIGTSQAYRLLQVSEGGIPNAGCTKRDLQNYYRGLRYKIRDADAQMFVAQLARKQEVNSAFFYDFEVNDEGNLVRVFWADATSRKNYSHFGDVISFDSTYTTNQYNMIFTPFTGVNHHLQSVLFGAGFLSNEKDESYIWLFQTFLKAMGGVAPRLIITDEAASIKNGIDKVLPATMHRLCMWHIMEKVPEKIGPLIREDSEFWPRLNSCVWGSETASEFESQWNSIITDFGLENNEWLAKRFTIRDTWIPAYFMDISLAGLLRTTSRSESANSFFNRFIHRRLAFVEFWLRFDTALECQREEELMADNRSMHTTPQLFTPWTMEKQGSEVFTYEVFEKFQLQVIAARDHCCVQRIAQGVGLKMVTLRGRSDKVREVSYDTTTMIANCPCKLFESIGIPCRHIIQVLRIENQNELPNYYIMKRWQKRCKRENVYDEQGNLLEEKPTDSLDAATRKKISTVRDKMEELIQKAKHSNEGMDFLTSSVLSIEAPLDQMVPAATQNTRQEEYEAFIGCNIPTEVHIHPPTDVRIVGRCKRIKSGKEIKEGDRKRKDKEAKLKVARLCKTCKQMVFHDSRNCPSKTIQGKRSLIAEDVQPNGAS